The Candidatus Woesearchaeota archaeon genome segment AAGTACTTCGTCACCAACTTTTAGTCCTGGTTTATCTACGACATGAAATACTTTTTCTTTAAATTTATACACAGACGATACGACAAAAACGTTTGTTTCATCTGCTGCTAATTGCAGGGTTCCTTCGTCATGTGGTTGTCCACCACCTGTTGGATAAAAAATGGTTTGGTCAAGTTCTACGAGAATAGTTCCATCATGCACGCTTATATTCGTGACTTTCGCTGTTGTTTCTTTCAAATAACAATCCTTTAAATACAATAATTCAGTCATCAGAGAAATTTAAAAAGTGGATACATAAAAAAGTTACGAAAATTATTTGTTCTTATTTCGATAATGCTGAACAGCTGCGTGTATTTTACTACCTACATAACTACCAAAAATAGTTGCTGGAATTATCCACGAGTTTTGCCAATAGGTTTTCAAAACATTGTCATACTCTGAGTTTTTCATTAAACTATAGTCAACAACGTCTTGCATAGAATACATATGCGCTATCCAAGAACCAATACTACTGTGCTACTAAGAAGAAAACCTGCCATCATACAGCCCGCATCTTTATCAGTTACGTAATCAGCGATATTTTTCTTTGGTTTCATGAAAAAACCTAATCAAAACCGCGTATCTAAGCTTTTCTTTGGAAAAAAGGGCTCAATAACGTGTGATTTAAATACTTTAAATTGAAACCTAACGGTGAAACAAAAATGGAATTCAAAGGAAAAACACTCGATAAGTTCCAAGAAGACGCTATCGCAACCATTAATAGAAATCATTCATGTGTAGTTTCAGCGTCAACTGGTACTGGTAAAACACTTATCGCAGAGTATGTTATTCACAAACACCTTCCCGAAGGTAATACTATCGTCTACACAGCCCCAATCAAGGCTCTTTCTAATCAAAAATACAAAGATTTCTGTAATGATTATGGTAAAGAAAAGGTTGGTCTTCTTACAGGTGATCATAGTATTAATCCTACAGCACCTATTCTCATCATGACTACAGAAATTTATCGTAATATGCTTGTAACTAATGATCCTATTACGCAACGAGTCTCTTACGTTGTTTTCGACGAAATTCATTACATCAACGATATAGAACGTGGAACAGTCTGGGAAGAATCAATTATTTTCTCGCCTGAACATATTAGATTCCTCGCGTTATCTGCAACCATACCTAATTATAAAGAGTTTGCTCAGTGGATTCAAACGATTAAAAATCATAAAGTTGAAACGGTTTTTTATGGTCATCGTCCAGTACCGCTTAAACATCTTTGCTACGATAAAAAATTAGGTCTAACTACTATTCAAAGTATCAAAGCAGATATAGCGCTTGAAGAAGAACAGGCATACACACTTACAGGTCACAAAAAACAATATGGTAAGAAAAAAAACAAACGCGGACTCTATGATATGAAACCACCACATCACACCGAAGTTATTAAAGATATTAAAACACCAGCCATGTATTTTTGTTTTTCTCGAAAAAAATGTCAAGATTTTGCATTTGAAACTGCTAAGAAAAAAGATTTACTCACAACACAAGAAAGTCAAGAAGCAAGTACATTTGTACGAAACCATATGCAACAAGAATTTGCAAATATGGATACAACAAAAATACTTCGACAAACGCTTCCCAAAGGTATTGGTTTTCATCATTCAGGGATGCTTCCGGCACTTAAACACATTGTTGAAGAACTCTTTAGTAAAGGGCTCATTAAAATTTTATACACTACTGAAACATTTAGTGTGGGAATTAATATGCCTGCAAAAACAGTTATTTTTGATGCCTTAGAAAAATATGATGGAATTACTACTCGACCACTTCATGCCAAAGAATATTTTCAAATTGCAGGTCGTGCTGGTCGTCGCGGTATTGATAAAGAAGGAACGGTAATTGCAACGATTAATCGTAAATACACTGATTTAGACAAACTAAAAAAAATATCAACAGTTGATGATGAACCAATTGTCTCACAGTTTACGTTAAGCACAAATACAGTGCTTAATCTATTAGCAAATTTTGATGAAAAAACTCAAGAAAAAGTGCTCAAGTCAAGTTTTGATTATTATACTAGAACGCAAGCAAATAAGAAAGCTGTGCATGTGATGGCAACATTCAAAAATAAAATGAAATTATTAACAAAGTTAGAATATATTAAACCAGCCAGCCAAACAACATATGAAGGTGCTTATGTTGAAAATACACAGGCATATGAACTCACCGAAAAAGGTCATTTTGCTCGACATTTGTATAGTAACGAAATCACACTTACCGAATTATTTTTCTTACCACACTTACATAAAATGAGTGATATCGATTTACTCACTATTCTTGCAACAATAATTTACGAATCGCGCAGACTCGATTATTTCATGATTAAAGGTAGTGAAAAAGCGTATAATCGAATTCTTAAGCTGCTTGAGAAAACGCGTGTTGCGCGAGATATTAACAAAATCTCCCTGAAGCGGATGATTAATTTTGTAAAGGCATGGGCAACCGGCGCAACATTCGCTCAGCTCATGACGTATAGCAATATGGCTGAAGGAGATATTATCAGATTCTTTAGAAGATTAATTGATACCTTAACTCAACTGCAGCACGCAACACAAAACGAAGAACTGAGAAATACGTTTCAAAAACTTATTAGTCTCATCGACAGAGACCTCGTCAGCGCCGATATCTAAGAAGTAATCATTGACATCTGCATTTCTTAAGAAACATTCAAAACAAT includes the following:
- a CDS encoding DEAD/DEAH box helicase: MEFKGKTLDKFQEDAIATINRNHSCVVSASTGTGKTLIAEYVIHKHLPEGNTIVYTAPIKALSNQKYKDFCNDYGKEKVGLLTGDHSINPTAPILIMTTEIYRNMLVTNDPITQRVSYVVFDEIHYINDIERGTVWEESIIFSPEHIRFLALSATIPNYKEFAQWIQTIKNHKVETVFYGHRPVPLKHLCYDKKLGLTTIQSIKADIALEEEQAYTLTGHKKQYGKKKNKRGLYDMKPPHHTEVIKDIKTPAMYFCFSRKKCQDFAFETAKKKDLLTTQESQEASTFVRNHMQQEFANMDTTKILRQTLPKGIGFHHSGMLPALKHIVEELFSKGLIKILYTTETFSVGINMPAKTVIFDALEKYDGITTRPLHAKEYFQIAGRAGRRGIDKEGTVIATINRKYTDLDKLKKISTVDDEPIVSQFTLSTNTVLNLLANFDEKTQEKVLKSSFDYYTRTQANKKAVHVMATFKNKMKLLTKLEYIKPASQTTYEGAYVENTQAYELTEKGHFARHLYSNEITLTELFFLPHLHKMSDIDLLTILATIIYESRRLDYFMIKGSEKAYNRILKLLEKTRVARDINKISLKRMINFVKAWATGATFAQLMTYSNMAEGDIIRFFRRLIDTLTQLQHATQNEELRNTFQKLISLIDRDLVSADI